The following proteins are co-located in the Cryptococcus neoformans var. grubii H99 chromosome 1, complete sequence genome:
- a CDS encoding TPR repeat-containing protein, whose protein sequence is MSPVKIPDGLPNGVMKIAAPDVDSYPYNVGGYSCKINTDSKDCQTWFDRGLIWSYGFHHEEAERCFRYAVHCDPHCAMAHWGIAYAGGPNYNKAWERFDEADLKRALHKCHLAVTKARELATTPLEVALIDALCARFPSERGGDYQHWNRAYSEHMDQVYEKHGDHLDVVALYADSLMALAPWQLWDLHTGAPREDSRTLRIESILEKALKRSESLFHPGILHFYIHLMELSSKPELAIPAADRLRNLCPDVGHLNHMSGHIDLLIGDYRRAIATNIEAIRGDELYMKHGSMTDFYTFYRLHDYTFPIYAGMFNGQFRIAMDTVERMEKSLTEDLLRIPSPPMIDWMEGFKSYRVHVLIRFGKWHDILQLAFPDDRQFYCVTTTMLHYARALSYSVLDQVENALEERELFREFRKKIYPSRFEYPNSWQVILNVAETMLTGELEYRRGNYTYAFEQLRESIKYYDNLIYAEPWGWMQPPRHAYAALQLEQGNVEEAAKTYAEDLGFSDSLPRAVRHPNNVWALHGYHECLVKLARHDEAKILEPQLTLALAVADISIESSCFCRRVQPAANQSMCCKS, encoded by the coding sequence ATGTCCCCTGTGAAAATCCCCGACGGTCTTCCGAACGGCGTTATGAAGATAGCTGCCCCTGATGTCGATTCCTATCCTTACAACGTCGGTGGCTACTCCTGCAAAATCAACACCGACTCCAAAGACTGTCAGACGTGGTTTGACCGTGGTTTAATCTGGTCGTACGGCTTCCATCACGAAGAGGCAGAACGGTGCTTCCGCTATGCTGTCCATTGCGATCCTCACTGTGCCATGGCGCATTGGGGTATTGCCTATGCTGGCGGTCCCAATTACAACAAGGCTTGGGAGCGATTCGACGAAGCGGATCTAAAGCGTGCTCTTCACAAATGCCATTTGGCGGTTACCAAAGCGCGTGAGCTCGCCACTACCCCCCTGGAGGTCGCTTTGATCGACGCTCTTTGCGCTCGATTCCCTTCAGAGCGAGGAGGGGATTACCAGCATTGGAATAGGGCTTATTCGGAGCACATGGACCAGGTGTATGAGAAACATGGTGATCATCTCGACGTCGTTGCCTTATACGCCGACTCTCTCATGGCTCTCGCCCCCTGGCAGCTTTGGGACCTCCACACTGGTGCCCCTCGAGAGGATAGCCGAACTTTGCGCATCGAATCGATCCTCGAAAAGGCTCTTAAACGATCTGAGTCTTTATTCCACCCTGGTATCCTTCACTTTTATATCCATCTTATGGAGCTTTCTTCCAAACCCGAGCTCGCTATTCCAGCCGCTGATCGACTGCGGAACCTGTGTCCTGATGTTGGTCACCTCAACCATATGTCTGGCCATATCGACCTCTTGATTGGTGACTATCGTCGAGCTATCGCGACCAACATTGAAGCCATCCGGGGGGATGAGCTGTACATGAAACATGGTTCCATGACCGACTTTTACACCTTTTATCGTCTTCATGATTACACTTTCCCCATTTACGCTGGCATGTTTAATGGTCAGTTTCGCATCGCAATGGACACGGTAGAGCGGATGGAAAAATCTCTCACTGAAGACCTTTTGCGAATTCCCAGTCCTCCGATGATTGATTGGATGGAGGGTTTCAAGTCATACCGAGTTCACGTACTCATTCGATTCGGCAAATGGCACGACATCCTACAACTCGCCTTCCCAGATGACCGCCAGTTCTACTGCGTCACTACCACAATGCTTCATTATGCTCGTGCTCTCTCCTACTCTGTTCTTGATCAAGTTGAGAACGCTCTCGAGGAGCGAGAGCTCTTCCGCGAGTTCCGAAAGAAAATCTACCCATCACGTTTCGAGTATCCCAACTCCTGGCAAGTTATTCTCAACGTCGCGGAGACTATGCTTACTGGTGAGCTCGAATACCGCCGCGGTAATTACACCTACGCTTTCGAGCAATTGCGAGAGTCCATCAAGTATTACGACAACCTGATCTATGCCGAGCCTTGGGGTTGGATGCAACCGCCTCGACACGCTTACGCCGCTCTTCAGCTGGAACAAGGGAATGTCGAAGAGGCTGCGAAGACCTACGCAGAAGATCTCGGTTTCTCCGATTCTCTGCCTCGTGCAGTCCGACACCCGAACAACGTCTGGGCTCTTCACGGCTATCATGAATGTCTAGTCAAGCTCGCCAGGCATGACGAAGCCAAGATCCTCGAACCTCAGCTCACGCTCGCACTCGCTGTTGCCGATATATCAATTGAGTCATCGTGCTTTTGCCGTCGAGTGCAACCCGCTGCCAACCAGTCAATGTGTTGCAAGTCATAA
- a CDS encoding prohibitin-2 — translation MNRQGAEAFAKLAQQLNRARIQASGGGGGGGRGGGQMPGGFKGFMAGSGAIGTLVVGAIALNYSLFNVDGGHRAIKYSRLQGVKADIYPEGTHLVLPWFEHPIIYDVRAKPRNIASLTGTKDLQMVNITCRVLSRPSVNDLPTIYRELGTDYDERVLPSIVNEVLKSVVAQFNASQLITQREMVSRLVRENLTRRARRFNLILDDVSITHVAFSPEFTHAVEAKQVAQQIAQRAAFLVDQAIQEKQSIIVKAQGEARSAELIGEAVKTNKGFLQLRKLEAAREIAGTLAQSGNRVMLDAKSLLLDVTEDEVLNATLRK, via the exons ATGAACAGACAAGGCGCAGAAGCATTTGCAAAGCTCGCTCAACAGCTCAACCGCGCTAGGATACAGGCGAGTGGCGGcggtggcggtggcggacgaggaggtgggcAGATGCCAGGAGGGTTCAAGGGCTTCATGGCAGGTAGTGGCGCGATCGGTACTCTTGTTGTCGGTGCCATCGCCTTGAATTACTCTCTATTTAATG TCGACGGTGGTCACCGTGCTATCAAGTACTCGCGATTGCAAGGTGTCAAGGCCGACATCTATCCTGAAGGAACTCATCTTGTG CTCCCCTGGTTTGAGCACCCTATCATCTATGATGTCCGTGCTAAGCCCCGCAATATCGCTTCTTTGACTGGTACCAAGGATCTCCAAATG GTCAACATCACTTGTCGTGTTCTTTCTCGACCTTCAGTGAACGATCTCCCAACTAT CTATCGAGAACTCGGTACCGACTACGACGAACGCGTCCTCCCTTCTATCGTCAACGAAGTCCTCAAATCCGTCGTCGCCCAGTTCAACGCTTCCCAACTCATCACCCAACGTGAGATGGTCTCCCGTCTTGTGCGTGAAAACCTCACCCGCCGGGCGAGGCGGTTCAACCTCATTCTCGACGACGTCTCCATTACCCACGTCGCCTTCTCCCCCGAATTCACCCATGCCGTCGAGGCCAAGCAGGTCGCTCAGCAGATTGCTCAGCGTGCTGCTTTCTTGGTCGACCAGGCTATTCAGGAGAAGCAGAGCATTATCGTCAAGGCTCAGGGTGAAGCTAGAAGTGCGGAATTGATTGGTGAGGCTGTCAAGACGAATAAGGGATTCTTGCAATTGAGGAAGCTTGAGGCCGCGAGGGAGATTGCTGGGACTTTGGCACAAAGTGGGAACAGGGTCATGTTGGATGCAAAGAGCTTGTTGCTCGATG TTACCGAGGATGAAGTTCTCAATGCTACGTTGAGGAAATAA
- a CDS encoding methionine-tRNA ligase, whose product MVLRHLARFSPCLQVSKSFVPASIRYSSSLSSNTPTIPSLFTPEGAPANAKPFYVTTPIFYVNASPHVGHLHSLLLTDVLARFSRLRHPERKVVFATGTDEHGLKIQQAAKANGVGEQEFCDDVSQRFRNLAKLANASNTDFIRTTEPRHVKAVEQFWNTLVASGDIYKGTHSGWYSISDESFYAASQVTKCPEDGKMIAMETGNEVIWEEETNWKFRLGRHKEFLEKWLSQPEAVHPNTVRLDLLRQLSSLEDLSVSRPSFRVKWAIPVPGDPEQSIYVWVDALINYITVLGYPNWEVKGKRVGWPADVHVVGKDIIKFHALHWPSLLHSASLPAPKRIIAHAHWTMSHTKMSKSRGNVVDPISAMAQWGEDGVRWYLMRVGGGLVDDADYNPAEVEVQYRLLADQVGNLLSRISGAKVLKKAEREFDWGNGKTGDTGVDRDEELDGMMARMREEFEGKMEMFGVSQACASVMDVIMVTNKLFTSLAPWSPSTPSSVPALTYAYHALRLSAILLQPIIPAKAEEALDRLGVPAEERSWVDAEWPPSEEKALRTEKMLQRLKEASKKWKGKGHLFPLPGKDA is encoded by the exons ATGGTTCTACGGCACTTGGCAAGGTTTTCACCTTGCCTGCAAGTATCCAAGTCTTTCGTCCCGGCCTCAATACGGTACTCCTCGAGTTTATCTTCAAATACTCCCACAATTCCTTCACTGTTCACCCCTGAAGGTGCTCCAGCAAACGCAAAGCCATTTTATGTCACAACACCGATATTCTACGTTAATGCAT CCCCTCATGTAGGCCATCTtcactctctcctccttacAGATGTTCTCGCGCGTTTTTCTCGCCTGAGACATCCCGAGCGCAAGGTTGTGTTTGCAACAGGAACAGATGAACATGGCTTGAAAATCCAGCAGGCCGCCAAGGCGAACGGTGTAGGTGAGCAAGAGTTTTGTGATGATGTTAGTCAGAGGTTCAGA AATCTTGCAAAATTGGCCAATGCTTCAAATACGGATTTTATAAGAACAACTGAACCACGACATGTCAAAGCTGTTGAGCAATTTTGG AATACACTCGTTGCATCTGGAGATATATACAAAGGAACCCATTCTGGCTGGTACTCCATCTCCGATGAATCATTCTATGCTGCTTCCCAGGTTACCAAATGCCCCGAAGACGGAAAGATGATTGCGATGGAAACCGGTAACGAGGTGAtatgggaggaagagacaaaTTGGAAGTTTAGGTTGGGAAGACACAAAGAGTTTCTGGAAAAATGGCTCAGTCAACCAGAGG CCGTCCATCCCAACACTGTCCGTCTcgatcttcttcgccaatTATCATCCCTTGAAGATCTCTCCGTCTCCCGCCCTTCATTCCGCGTGAAATGGGCTATTCCGGTACCAGGAGATCCCGAACAATCAATCTATGTTTGGGTTGACGCGTTGATCAATTATATTACCGTTCTTGGATATCCGAATTGGGAAGTtaaaggaaagagggttGGGTGGCCGGCGGATGTCCATGTGGTTGGGAAGGATATCATCAA ATTCCATGCCCTGCATTGgccatcccttctccacTCCGCTTCGCTTCCTGCTCCCAAACGTATCATCGCCCATGCGCACTGGACCATGTCCCACACCAAAATGTCCAAATCCCGAGGTAACGTCGTCGACCCAATCAGCGCTATGGCACAGTGGGGTGAAGACGGAGTGAGGTGGTATCTGATGAGGGTCGGAGGTGGGTTGGTCGATGATGCGGATTATAACCCTGCGGAAGTTGAGGTGCAGTATCGACTTCTAGCGGATCAGGTAGGAAACTTGCTCTCCCGGATTTCGGGAGCGAAGGTCCTTAAGAAGGCGGAGAGGGAGTTTGACTGGGGGAATGGGAAGACGGGGGATACGGGTGTGGATAGGGATGAGGAATTGGATGggatgatggcgagaaTGAGGGAGGAATTcgaagggaagatggaaatgTTCGGAGTGAGTCAGGCTTGTGCGAGTGTGATGGATGTTATCATGGTT ACCAATAAACTATTCACCTCTCTCGCTCCCTGGTCACCATCTACACCTTCCTCCGTTCCAGCCTTGACATACGCATATCATGCTCTTCGGCTTTCAGCCATTCTGTTGCAACCGATCATACCCGCcaaagctgaagaagcGCTTGATAGACTGGGAGTGCCggcagaagagaggagCTGGGTGGATGCAGAGTGGCCCCCgtcagaggagaaggcgtTGAGAACAGAAAAGATGCTGCAGAGGTTGAAAGAGGCTAGTAAGAAGtggaagggcaagggaCACTTGTTCCCCCTTCCAGGAAAAGATGCGTAA
- a CDS encoding calcium-binding protein, whose translation MPQYISAPNPYGSVSAEARRRYEERYAKKRAEEAAKARAEAEAANQPEQPQQPVQQQHSPAPLASLQPGYNQQYTGGYPQQYPGHLQQPQQAYGGSPNPHQNYARPPQQVTQNDPSVQPQPYHSAQSTTPQQQQQKWSNPTPQSHGLASGHPSQSQQPFQQQQLEQHPHQQQQWQQSHQSSVSPPASTEDRELQNLFHQFDSSRSGQLHAYDLQRLLAKDARMEAREDAVKMLMNIFDTDRSGSINFQEFEGLYRYIQDWHGIFRRFDRDNSGLIDRLELSNALQGFGFSLPPELVAKLVKRFTPPPALGQTVAARPGISFDRFLLACVTVKHYTEAFRRLDSENTGFITVAYNDYMDIVLDAPS comes from the exons ATGCCTCAGTACATCAGTGCGCCCAACCCATACGGCAGCGTCAGTGCCGAAGCAAGAAGACGGTACGAAGAGCGATACGCGAAAAAGagggcagaagaagcagccAAAGCTCGAGCGGAGGCTGAAGCCGCGAACCAGCCCGAACAGCCTCAGCAGCCAGTACAACAGCAACATTCGCCCGCTCCCCTTGCTAGTCTCCAGCCTGGATACAACCAGCAATATACAGGCGGATATCCTCAACAGTACCCTGGTCATCTGCAACAGCCCCAGCAAGCTTACGGCGGTTCACCAAATCCCCATCAGAATTATGCTCGTCCCCCGCAGCAAGTGACTCAAAACGACCCATCTGTACAACCTCAACCATACCATTCAGCGCAATCTACGACccctcagcagcagcagcaaaaaTGGAGTAATCCGACGCCTCAGTCTCACGGGTTAGCATCGGGACATCCGTCTCAATCCCAACAACCAtttcagcagcagcagcttgaacaacatcctcatcaacagcaacaatgGCAACAATCCCACCAGAGCTCTGTGTCTCCCCCTGCTTCAACAGAGGACCGAGAACTCCAGAACCT GTTCCACCAGTTTGATAGTTCTCGAAGTGGTCAATTACATGCATATGATCTGCAAAGACTGCTTGCAAAGGATGCGAGGATGGAAGCGAGAGAAGACGCTGTCAAAATG CTGATGA ACATCTTCGACACCGACCGCAGCGGGAGCATTAACTTTCAAGAATTCGAGGGACTTTATCGCTATATCCAA GACTGGCATGGTATATTCCGCCGTTTTGACCGCGACAACTCAGGTCTCATCGACCGCCTGGAACTGTCTAATGCCCTACAAGGTTTCggcttttcccttcctcccgaACTGGTCGCCAAACTCGTGAAAAGGTTTACCCCACCACCAGCTCTTGGACAGACAGTTGCGGCGCGTCCGGGGATTAGTTTCGATAGGTTCTTGTTGGCGTGTGTAACAGTCAAGCATTATACCGAGGCATTCAGGCG ACTCGACTCTGAAAATACAGGATTCATCACTGTTGCCTACAACGACTAT ATGGATATCGTCCTCGATGCACCCAGCTAA
- a CDS encoding cation transporter, whose amino-acid sequence MPNSNTRTVVAIDYAQTPSRHPHYNSHQTSDSRPSQILTHHTPSARLDLAQPEFAELLTPLKLRRRKLQPRPDQQPTSLPLVAGPSRLGYYTLEGDLYRGSAHDPTQPPSANVTAQVDDDAISLGTGSTTSSTSNWSWGSGNFDRAMAVIERVGEALGVRRGSAGSSSSDSSADSSDIESLKSQATAPRKDRKRRGSFMSSLSRQTSRGAEGVKAKHKREQLPKRRQFTLLVPPPALPSGDVDIGIPSTIDPHVFAEIGKLPGGRKGDKKYPPDRVIITPSLPTVLDKIQSIRLSSGYSGIPNPVGNTPPQTPGAFPSTPTPNLTSRVPVRRGGSAPGRSRKATGFVNPPVPLLPQTQSRLQCQSQSTAASRTATQSRLHTLRGAAESIPPVRPKSASDLLGLKFDAESMKEEAPMMERKVGLEQKGKSKSKGCWWLDVSCPTWEDLREIGELLGLHPLTLEDVLQQDPREKLERFDKLGYYFLVIRALDENYFKYTPGSSISSPSVPSGKNNGKGGNAQTPKSSPSEKELIDEKEGLSQGINDRSGNNKNEDGNEQRQDIEGLEYKKSERRRRGWGMGRAQGKMTGKMGEKVEIIEDRPGKEGLEGVGVGAVNVYLVVFADGIISFHFEDISKHTSRVLDRVLTLANPDHGADWIAHGLLDSIVDAFFPIIRYVDGAVDDIDSLTIDPTTDPKKTSAYLGLGLGSVMAGTDEDGNERFKHGELGSGKKRSGLWRTPDYSLTQHISLRKRLRATFPHFCPPPRLLRTFIYLRLFLLPTSSAVKRKHDQASKTLFDRSTMLKNMTDMRKLVTGLTRLLSAKGTVIGRLRKRAKEEGGTVEAYIGDVEDHILLLQNSLYHYEYILSHCQPAYLSHLNVSFAVTKGRTDQAILALSVVAISILPMQFITGLFSMNVYVPHNGWIHCPTDTLCEPDGSMSPFNYFAAIVIGIALVACCMVSVIRWWRWDARKKFGRLRGVELPNTWDGFWGWE is encoded by the exons ATGCCGAACTCCAATACGCGTACCGTGGTCGCCATAGACTACGCTCAAACACCTTCACGACATCCCCATTACAACTCTCATCAAACTTCCGATTCACGCCCCTCCCAAATTCTCACACACCACACACCTTCCGCCCGCCTTGATCTGGCGCAGCCAGAATTCGCGGAGCTCTTGACACCTCTAAAGCTCCGGAGGCGCAAGCTTCAGCCGAGACCAGATCAGCAACCTACTTCTCTACCTCTTGTCGCTGGTCCTTCCCGTTTAGGATACTATACTCTTGAGGGGGATTTATATCGAGGCTCCGCCCATGACCCAACGCAACCTCCATCGGCAAATGTCACTGCGCaggtcgatgatgatgcgATATCTCTAGGAACTGGGAGTACCACGAGCTCTACCTCGAACTGGTCTTGGGGTTCGGGCAATTTTGATCGGGCAATGGCGGTAATTGAGCGAGTTGGAGAAGCTCTAGGTGTTCGTCGAGGTAGCGcaggctcttcttcctcagatTCATCAGCAGATAGCTCGGATATTGAGAGTCTCAAATCTCAGGCCACAGCACCGAGGAAAGatagaaagagaagagggagtTTTATGTCCAGCCTCAGTCGACAGACGTCTCGAGGTGCGGAAGGGGTCAAAGCGAAACATAAAAGGGAGCAGTTGCCGAAAAGAAGACAGTTCACTTTGCTGGTACCTCCACCTGCATTACCGTCTGGAGATGTAGATATCGGTATTCCGTCGACGATAGATCCACATGTCTTTGCTGAAATCGGAAAACTTCCTGGGGGCCGAAAGGGCGACAAAAAGTATCCTCCAGACCGAGTAATCATAACCCCCTCCCTGCCTACCGTTCTCGACAAAATCCAATCAATCCGACTATCAAGTGGCTACTCTGGTATCCCCAATCCCGTAGGCAACACTCCACCTCAAACACCAGGTGCTTTCCCATCTACTCCAACTCCGAATCTTACCTCGCGCGTGCCTgtcagaagaggaggttcTGCTCCTGGAAGAAGTCGGAAAGCCACTGGATTCGTTAATCCTCCTGTCCCTCTTTTACCACAAACCCAATCCAGATTACAATGCCAATCCCAATCCACAGCAGCTTCTCGCACGGCAACACAATCACGACTTCATACATTACGAGGTGCGGCCGAATCGATCCCTCCTGTCAGGCCGAAATCCGCCTCCGACTTATTAGGCCTGAAGTTCGATGCGGAGTCtatgaaagaagaggcgccgatgatggagagaaaAGTCGGGTTGGAGCAGAAGGGAAAGTCAAAGTCAAAAGGATGTTGGTGGTTAGACGTTTCTTGCCCTACATGGGAAGACCTAAGAGAAATCGGCGAG CTACTCggtcttcatcctctgaCACTGGAAGATGTCCTCCAACAAGACCCACGTGAAAAACTTGAGCGTTTCGATAAACTCGGTTATtacttcctcgtcatccgtGCTCTCGATGAAAACTATTTCAAATATACTCCCGGTTCTTCAATATCATCTCCATCGGTCCCGAGCGGAAAAAACAATGGCAAAGGGGGTAATGCCCAAACACCCAAGTCGAGTCCGTCAGAAAAAGAACTTATcgacgagaaagaaggtCTCAGTCAAGGAATTAATGATAGAAGCGGCAATAATAAgaatgaggatgggaaTGAGCAACGACAGGATATCGAAGGACTAGAGTATAAGAAGagcgaaagaaggagaagaggatggggtATGGGCCGAGCCCAAGGGAAAATGACGGGAAAAATGGGTGAGAAAGTGGAAATCATCGAAGATAGGccaggaaaagaaggattaGAAGGTGTAGGTGTGGGTGCTGTGAATGTTTACCTTGTAGTATTTGCCGATGGCATCATCAGC TTCCATTTTGAAGACATTTCCAAACACACCAGCCGAGTCCTTGATCGAGTTCTTACTCTCGCGAACCCTGATCATGGCGCTGACTGGATTGCACACGGTCTCCTCGACTCGATTGTCGACGCCTTTTTTCCAATCATTCGTTATGTCGATGGAGCAGTTGATGATATTGATTCATTGACTATTGATCCTACAACAGATCCCAAGAAAACATCGGCGTATCTGGGTCTCGGGCTAGGAAGTGTGATGGCTGGAACAGACGAAGACGGTAATGAAAGATTTAAGCACGGTGAATTAGGGAGTGGGAAAAAGCGGAGCGGTCTCTGGCGAACTCCTGATTATTCCTTAACACAACATATCTCTTTGCGCAAGCGCCTGCGAGCCACCTTTCCCCACTTTTGCCCTCCTCCCCGACTCCTCCGCACATTTATATACCTACGTCTATTCCTCCTTCCTACTTCATCTGCTGTGAAACGCAAACATGACCAAGCATCCAAGACGTTATTCGACAGATCGACCATGCTGAAAAACATGACGGACATGAGAAAATTGGTGACTGGCTTGACGAGGCTGTTAAGTGCGAAAGGAACAGTTATAGGTAGGTTaaggaagagagcaaaggaggaaggagggacTGTCGAAGCGTACATTGGAGATGTCGAAG ACCATATCCTACTGTTGCAAAACAGTTTGTATCATTACGAATACATCCTTTCACACTGTCAACCGGCCTATTTGTCTCATCTTAATGTGTCATTTGCGGTTACAAAAGGGAGAACAGACCAGGCAATCTTGGCGCTGTCAGTTGTCGCGATCTCTATCCTGCCAATGCAGTTTATCACCG GTCTCTTCTCAATGAATGTCTATGTCCCCCACAATGGCTGGATTCATTGTCCCACGGATACTCTGTGTGAACCCGACGGTTCTATGTCTCCTTTCAATTATTTTGCGGCGATCGTAATTGGCATCGCTTTGGTGGCTTGTTGCATGGTTAGCGTTAtaaggtggtggagatgggacGCGAGGAAGAAATTTGGGAGGTTGAGAGGAGTTGAGCTGCCAAATACTTGGGATGGCTTCTGGGGATGGGAATAG